From a single Pseudobutyrivibrio xylanivorans genomic region:
- a CDS encoding hydratase, whose product MKLYNNGVYLINGNQIVEDGPEAAAAIKAATGLEATKAAAHQETMAYGILSSHNTSGNMDHLQIKFDKLISHDITYVGIIQTARASGLEKFPIPYCLTNCHNSLCAVGGTINEDDHMFGLTCAKKYGGIYVPPHQAVIHQFAREMMAGGGKMLLGSDSHTRYGALGTMAMGEGGPELVKQLLNQTYDIAMPGVIAVYMTGTPRKGVGPQDVALAIIGEVFDKGYVKNKVMEFVGPGVANLSMDFRIGVDVMTTETTCLSSIWTTDKKTEEFYEIHGRKEEYKELNPGQVAYYDGMIEINLDEIKPMIAMPFHPSNTYTIEELNANIMDILDDCEKRAKVSLDGQVEFSLKDKVRNGKLYVDQGIIAGCAGGGFENICDAADILRGASIGPDEFTLSVYPASTPIYMELVKNGAVADLMSTGAIVKTAFCGPCFGAGDTPSNNGFSIRHSTRNFPNREGSKLQNGQIASVALMDARSIAATAANKGYLTAATDIDVDYSKPKYHFDGRIYANRVFDSHGVAEPATEIHFGPNIKDWPKMSALPENLFLQVVSEIHDPVTTTDELIPSGETSSYRSNPLGLAEFTLSRKDPEYVGRAKNIQKAQKALEAGECAGDAVPELKNIVHKVKETYPHINHDNIGVGSTIFAVKPGDGSAREQAASCQKVLGGWANIANEYATKRYRSNLINWGMLPFVIPQGELPFKNLDYIFIPGIKDAVVNKADSIKAYVVKDEGLKEFEMTLGELTDDEREIILKGCLINYNRQ is encoded by the coding sequence ATGAAGCTTTACAACAACGGAGTGTACCTAATTAATGGCAATCAAATCGTCGAAGACGGTCCTGAGGCCGCTGCTGCTATAAAAGCTGCGACAGGTCTCGAGGCTACAAAGGCAGCTGCCCATCAGGAGACTATGGCGTATGGTATTCTGTCAAGTCATAATACTTCTGGTAATATGGACCATTTACAGATAAAGTTTGACAAGCTTATAAGTCATGATATCACCTATGTAGGAATTATTCAGACAGCAAGAGCTTCAGGCCTTGAGAAATTTCCTATTCCATACTGTCTTACAAACTGTCACAATTCCCTTTGTGCAGTAGGCGGTACTATAAACGAAGATGACCACATGTTTGGTCTTACATGTGCCAAGAAATATGGCGGAATCTATGTTCCACCTCATCAGGCAGTTATCCATCAGTTTGCCCGTGAAATGATGGCAGGCGGTGGCAAGATGCTTCTTGGCTCAGATTCACACACAAGATACGGAGCTCTTGGAACAATGGCAATGGGTGAAGGTGGTCCAGAGCTTGTTAAGCAGCTCCTCAATCAGACTTATGACATTGCAATGCCAGGAGTAATTGCTGTATACATGACAGGTACACCTAGAAAGGGTGTTGGTCCACAGGACGTTGCACTTGCAATCATCGGAGAAGTATTCGACAAAGGCTATGTTAAGAACAAAGTTATGGAGTTCGTAGGACCAGGTGTAGCTAATCTTTCCATGGACTTCAGAATTGGTGTTGATGTTATGACTACAGAGACAACCTGTCTTTCTTCTATCTGGACAACAGATAAAAAGACTGAAGAATTCTACGAGATTCACGGTCGTAAGGAAGAGTACAAGGAGCTTAATCCAGGTCAGGTTGCTTACTATGACGGCATGATTGAGATTAATCTTGATGAAATCAAGCCTATGATTGCTATGCCTTTCCATCCAAGCAACACCTACACAATCGAGGAATTAAATGCCAACATTATGGATATTCTTGATGACTGTGAGAAGAGAGCAAAGGTTTCTCTCGATGGACAGGTAGAGTTCTCTCTTAAGGATAAGGTTAGAAATGGTAAATTATATGTAGACCAGGGTATCATCGCAGGCTGTGCCGGTGGCGGCTTCGAAAATATCTGTGATGCAGCAGATATCCTACGTGGTGCAAGCATTGGACCAGATGAGTTCACACTCTCTGTTTACCCTGCTTCTACTCCTATATACATGGAGCTCGTTAAGAATGGAGCAGTTGCAGATCTTATGAGTACAGGTGCTATCGTTAAGACTGCATTCTGCGGACCTTGCTTCGGTGCAGGAGACACTCCATCTAACAACGGCTTTTCAATCCGCCACTCTACAAGAAACTTCCCTAACCGCGAAGGCTCTAAGCTTCAGAATGGTCAGATTGCATCAGTTGCTCTTATGGATGCTCGTTCTATTGCTGCCACAGCAGCTAACAAGGGTTATCTTACAGCGGCAACAGATATTGACGTTGATTATAGCAAGCCAAAATATCACTTCGATGGAAGAATTTATGCAAACCGCGTATTTGATTCTCATGGTGTTGCAGAGCCAGCTACAGAGATTCACTTTGGTCCAAACATTAAAGACTGGCCAAAGATGAGTGCTCTTCCAGAGAATCTATTCCTTCAGGTTGTATCAGAAATTCATGATCCAGTTACAACCACAGATGAGCTTATTCCTTCAGGTGAGACATCATCATATCGTTCAAATCCTCTTGGACTTGCAGAGTTTACTCTTTCACGTAAGGATCCAGAGTATGTAGGACGTGCTAAAAATATTCAAAAGGCTCAGAAGGCTCTTGAGGCTGGAGAGTGTGCGGGAGATGCAGTTCCAGAACTTAAGAACATTGTTCATAAAGTAAAAGAGACATATCCACATATTAACCATGACAACATTGGTGTAGGTTCAACTATCTTTGCAGTTAAACCAGGTGATGGTTCAGCAAGAGAGCAGGCAGCTTCATGTCAGAAGGTTCTCGGGGGCTGGGCGAATATCGCAAACGAATACGCTACAAAGAGATATCGTTCAAATCTTATAAATTGGGGTATGCTTCCATTTGTCATTCCTCAAGGTGAACTTCCATTTAAGAATTTGGATTATATTTTTATACCAGGAATTAAGGACGCTGTAGTTAATAAAGCTGACAGCATCAAGGCATACGTTGTTAAGGATGAGGGACTTAAGGAATTCGAGATGACCTTAGGAGAGCTTACAGATGATGAACGTGAAATAATTCTCAAGGGTTGCCTTATCAATTACAACAGACAATAA